The DNA window ATGTCACCATTAAATAAAGGAGAAATATGATGCAATTCATGCAGAACTGTCAACAGTTTTGCCTTTTGATCCCCATGATTCAGGAAACGCGGTAAATGAAAATAAACGACATACAGGATATTTGCGCCATTTACCATAACCTCCGGTGCGGCAAACTCAATTCCCCTGACGGTTCTTGTTCTTGAACCTCCTTCAAAAAGCATGGGTCGAAGTTTTGCGACAATCCCGTTCCTGTTGCCGTTTGAAGCAGATATTGCAATAAAAATATTCTTGAGCTGAATATGTTTGAAGAAAGGATGTGTTTTAATAATATCATCCACAAGCAGTGTCATATTGCCTGTGAAATCAAAACCTGTAAGGCTATTTTTGTCTGTATTTCCTTGCAGCATCCCTTAATGCCTCAATACCTGGCAGTTTTTCACCTGCCAGGAAATCAATACAGGCGCCTCCCCCTGTACTTACATGGGAGAACTTTCCTGAAATACCCATCTGTTCAGCAGCTGCTGCAATGTGCCCTCCTCCGATTACGGAGAAACCTGATTTCGACCCTGCCTTGATCAGTTCACGGGTTCCCAGGGCGAAAGGTTCATTTTCAAATACTCCTGCAGGCCCATTCATTACTACGGTTCTGGCGTTACTTATTTCCCGGGAAAATCTGACCATTGTTTCTATGCCGATATCGTGGATAGGCAATTCAGGCCTTAGCTTACTTATTTTTTCTTCAATGCGTTCATCATTCTTATTCAATGCAACATCTACAGGAAGGCCAATGTTCTCCGGGAAACGTTTGAGAAGACTTTTTGCTATGTCTATCTGGGGCAGGTAACCCTGCTTATCGATAAAACCAATATTCGCATCCCCGATATTTACTCCTGAAGCTGCCAGGAACACATTGGCTACAACCCCTGTAACAAGAACCCTGTCTGCACATCCCCGTTCAAGTACGTTTTTTGTGACTTTTATTGAATCATCAACTTTTGTTCCCCCGAGAACATAGACGCAAGGGCGCTCGCTGCATGATAATCCCTTATTTAATGAATCGATTTCTTTTTCCATAATTCTTCCAGCTATACTTGGTAACGATTCCGTGAAACCTGTCACTGAAAGATGTGACCTGTGGGATACTGAGAATGCATCGTTCAGGAATATATCACAAACAGCAGCAAGGCGCCTTACCATATGGGTTCTTTTATGGTCTTTTGGCGCGCGTTCGATCGATTCTTCCGAATAGAAGCGCGTATTTTCAAGCAGGATTATATCGCCTTTACCCATTTTTTTTATAGTATCAATAGCATGTGAACCAAAAA is part of the Candidatus Methanoperedens sp. genome and encodes:
- a CDS encoding phosphoglycerate kinase, translated to MTRDYLTIDDIDTKRKTVLCRLDLNSPMDPNGIILDDSRFRSHHITLKELEDSKVVILSHQSRPGKSDFTTMEPHARLLSKLMKRNINYIDDIFGSHAIDTIKKMGKGDIILLENTRFYSEESIERAPKDHKRTHMVRRLAAVCDIFLNDAFSVSHRSHLSVTGFTESLPSIAGRIMEKEIDSLNKGLSCSERPCVYVLGGTKVDDSIKVTKNVLERGCADRVLVTGVVANVFLAASGVNIGDANIGFIDKQGYLPQIDIAKSLLKRFPENIGLPVDVALNKNDERIEEKISKLRPELPIHDIGIETMVRFSREISNARTVVMNGPAGVFENEPFALGTRELIKAGSKSGFSVIGGGHIAAAAEQMGISGKFSHVSTGGGACIDFLAGEKLPGIEALRDAARKYRQK